A region of Rhizobium grahamii DNA encodes the following proteins:
- the pdeM gene encoding ligase-associated DNA damage response endonuclease PdeM — protein MNRLALARELNGVATLPGVETAVHGVAAVCDPLGALYMPDAGILVVSDLHLEKGAAFARRGMMLPPYDTLATLTVLSAVITRYDPKLVVSLGDNFHDRVGSAHLPEAFRSLIAEMARGREWIWINGNHDPAGTVDLPGASVDEMHYGGLTFRHEPKGGLQKGEIAGHLHPAATVRRREKSVRRPCFATDGARLLMPAFGVMTGGLDLRHKAMKGLFDHNALIAHLLGRDRIYSVRFGNLVG, from the coding sequence ATGAACCGCCTGGCGCTTGCGCGTGAATTGAACGGAGTGGCCACGCTGCCTGGCGTTGAGACCGCCGTGCATGGCGTTGCTGCCGTCTGCGACCCGCTCGGCGCGCTCTACATGCCCGATGCCGGCATTCTCGTCGTATCCGATCTGCACCTGGAAAAAGGTGCGGCCTTCGCCCGTCGCGGCATGATGCTGCCGCCCTACGATACGCTCGCAACGCTGACCGTGCTTTCGGCCGTCATCACCCGCTACGACCCGAAGCTGGTGGTCTCTCTCGGCGATAACTTCCACGACCGCGTCGGCTCGGCGCACCTGCCAGAAGCATTCCGGAGCCTGATTGCGGAAATGGCGCGCGGCCGCGAATGGATCTGGATCAACGGCAACCATGATCCCGCCGGCACGGTCGACCTGCCAGGCGCCTCCGTCGACGAAATGCACTATGGCGGGCTGACCTTCCGGCATGAACCGAAAGGCGGCCTGCAGAAGGGCGAGATTGCCGGGCATCTGCATCCGGCCGCGACCGTTCGTCGTCGTGAGAAATCCGTCCGCCGCCCGTGCTTTGCCACCGACGGCGCCCGACTGCTGATGCCGGCATTCGGCGTCATGACCGGTGGCCTCGATCTTCGCCACAAGGCGATGAAGGGCCTCTTCGACCACAATGCGCTGATCGCGCACCTGCTCGGGCGCGACCGGATCTATTCCGTCAGGTTCGGCAATCTCGTCGGCTGA
- a CDS encoding YitT family protein, with protein sequence MAQLINALGFWNTSATRHTPVEDVQGIFSGSLIAALGLYMLASAGLLTGSTAGIAFLLHYAFGLNFGLAFFLLNLPFFYLSWKRLGVAFTVKTFIAIGLTSLMTNLQPKVMDISAIHPAWAALLGGVLLGFGLLALYRHRASLGGVGILGIYMQERFGIRAGLVQMAIDLCVLAAAFFVTTPPVVFYSVLGAVVLNLFVAINHRADRYIAL encoded by the coding sequence ATGGCACAGCTCATCAATGCCCTTGGTTTCTGGAACACCAGCGCCACCCGCCATACGCCTGTCGAGGACGTACAGGGGATTTTCTCGGGCAGCCTGATTGCTGCGCTCGGGCTTTACATGCTGGCGAGCGCCGGGCTTCTGACCGGGAGCACCGCCGGCATCGCGTTCCTGCTCCACTATGCCTTTGGCCTGAATTTCGGCCTTGCTTTCTTCCTTCTCAACCTGCCGTTCTTCTATCTCTCCTGGAAGCGCCTCGGCGTGGCCTTTACGGTGAAGACCTTCATTGCCATCGGTCTCACCTCGCTGATGACGAACCTGCAGCCGAAGGTCATGGATATTTCCGCCATTCACCCGGCGTGGGCAGCGCTTCTTGGCGGCGTCTTGCTGGGCTTCGGCCTGCTGGCGCTCTACCGTCACCGCGCCAGCCTCGGCGGCGTCGGCATCCTCGGCATCTACATGCAGGAGCGGTTCGGCATCCGCGCCGGCCTGGTGCAGATGGCGATCGATCTCTGCGTCCTTGCCGCCGCCTTCTTCGTCACCACGCCGCCTGTCGTGTTCTATTCGGTTCTCGGCGCGGTGGTGCTGAACCTCTTCGTCGCCATCAATCACCGGGCAGACCGCTACATCGCGCTCTGA